One genomic segment of Erythrolamprus reginae isolate rEryReg1 chromosome 2, rEryReg1.hap1, whole genome shotgun sequence includes these proteins:
- the LOC139159843 gene encoding zinc finger protein 665-like: MEPGKLLDPPSDISSPPKNHGRTHECSECGKSFARRSLFLTHRKDHVGSGPSQGLEAVKSFSGKSSKDTRRPPTLKPYKCEECGLCFRQNSKLLRHQKIHTGEKPYHCLERGIFFHEKVTLKKHERIHTGDKPYKCWECGKSFSWNSGLRRHAKIHAGIKSYKCFECGKCFTRSSHLQEHWKTHTGEKNEKCLECGKCFTHKSTLLRHQRIHTGERPYECTECERRFVNSSDLWRHQRWHKGEKPHECGECGKSFVTRRDVKNHERIHTGEKPFKCVECGKCFSKKSNLGKHHRVHTGEKPYSCLECGKCFGQKESLWRHHKTHTGEKPYQCMDCGRFYSEKSQLRVHIKIHTGEKNYKCLECGRTFAHSFHLRRHSRIHTGEKPHKCSECDKCFSQKGNLLKHQRIHTRDKNV; encoded by the coding sequence ATGGAGCCTGGGAAACTCTTGGATCCCCCGTCAGATATTAGCAGCCCTCCGAAAAACCATGGAAGAACCCATGAATGCTCAGAGTGTGGGAAATCCTTTGCTCGCAGGTCCCTCTTTTTGACCCACAGGAAGGACCATGTGGGAAGTGGACCCAGTCAAGGTTTGGAGGCTGTGAAATCCTTCTCTGGGAAAAGCTCCAAAGATACCAGAAGGCCCCCAACACTAAAACCTTATAAGTGTGAGGAATGTGGCTTATGCTTTCGTCAAAACTCAAAACTTCTTAGACATCAGAAaatccacactggagagaaaccttaTCATTGTCTGGAACGTGGGATATTTTTCCATGAAAAGGTCACTCTCAAAAAGCATGAGAGAATCCACACGGGAGACAAACCTTACAAGTGTTGGGAATGTGGGAAGAGCTTTTCTTGGAATTCAGGTCTTCGGCGCCATGCTAAGATTCATGCAGGAATCAAATCCTATAAATGCTTTGAGTGTGGAAAATGTTTTACCCGGAGTTCACATCTTCAGGAACATTGGAAaacacacacaggggagaaaaatgaaaagtgcctcgaatgtgggaaatgttttacccataaatcaACCCTGTTGCGACATCAGAGAATTCACACTGGAGAGAGACCCTATGAATGCACAGAGTGTGAGAGAAGATTTGTGAATTCCTCTGATCTTTGGAGACACCAGAGGTGGCACAAAGGAGAAAAACCCCATGAATGTggggagtgtgggaaaagttttgttACACGAAGAGATGTTAAGAACCACGAGAGAATCCACACGGGAGAGAAGCCATTCAAATGTGTGGAGTGTGGGAAATGCTTTTCCAAAAAATCAAATCTTGGAAAGCATCATAGGGTCCACACTGGAGAGAAGCCATACAGCTGCCTAGAGTGTGGAAAATGCTTTGGACagaaggaaagcctttggagacaTCACaaaacccacacaggggagaaaccctatcaatgcatgGACTGTGGAAGATTTTATAGTGAGAAATCACAGCTTCGAGTGCATATAAAAATTCACACGGGGGAAAAAAACTACAAATGTTTAGAGTGTGGGAGAACATTTGCTCATTCATTTCACCTTAGACGTCACAGCcgaatccacacaggagagaaacctcacAAATGCTCAGAGTGTGATAAATGTTTTTCACAAAAAGGTAATCTTTTGAAGCACCAAAGAATCCACACCAGGGACAAAAATGTCTga